One genomic window of Numida meleagris isolate 19003 breed g44 Domestic line chromosome 1, NumMel1.0, whole genome shotgun sequence includes the following:
- the SENP7 gene encoding sentrin-specific protease 7 isoform X11, producing MSVPERLLTKSDCSLSKEPERSNVILTFRRRKLEKKENKNADELDKKRKNMNTTSLSWKGSSSLDSGKRKRRFSGYISDDCKEHIPEKSLLQSKEQRLSSARSSGCRTPREDEQDHRSNLVQDCVAQTLERDYKDTPTNNQLGPVHSCSEEPGSESAPTNLSEKQLVATSVSPRVGTIRKLKMDTSQYLNKLRNRICRSNRPLVSADPIVLSSDDEDGSSEPKDEGLSEPECKEQLQVGITDVQVIDQQSDVHFSEKLLEDNTESHTEQLLTKSDEDKCPTILPSGSIHSEQMKPGLDFEFDSLYIGKFKWSSTGPVKFMTKYITIPFQVALNKNIKLTVDTLDVRRFGLWRNDGGCSSTTIIFIWLSVDYLEKIETQLGKRVSSKPSKSSEFVFLELSQPLTELEEVRLSELITEISKKNRAPDLPELLSLKQALLLFKDLSPEESSFMSSSEDLLKQCATKENISFAHEPAFQKSKPKVARPSYTLANKQNSGCYSISLSSAPNEEWKEVGESGGVKNLIVYPPPPAKGGLGVTREDLKCLEYGEFLNDVIIDFYLKYLLLEKAPKHLAERTHIFSSFFYKCLTRTEKFSEGDPKVSEAQRRHKRVRTWTRHINIFSKDYIFVPVNQESHWYIAVICFPWLEETVYEECPHQNSFNLSPLHSENKSEDTVIGSVLAYPEEEMDANRILFSKGGNESGASASVLDSGISKISLNNSKRQICKRPCILILDSLKAGSVQKTVQVLREYLEVEWEAKRKTHREFNKSTMIDFYPRVPKQDNSSDCGVYLLQYVESFFQNPIVDFEQPVHLEKWFPRQLIRSKREEIQDLILQLHFQQLRGSRS from the exons GCCAGAGCGTTTATTGACAAAGTCAGACTGCAGTCTTTCTAAGGAACCAGAAAGAAGTAACGTTATCTTGACTTTTAGAAGAcgaaagctggagaagaaag aaaacaagaacGCTGATGAACTggataagaagagaaaaaacatgaaCACTACCTCTcttagttggaagggatcaaGCTCTTTGGAttctgggaaaaggaaaagaagatttAGTGGCTATATTTCTGATGATTGTAAAGAACACATTCCAGAAAAATCGCTTCTACAGTCT AAAGAGCAAAGATTAAGTTCAGCTCGCTCTTCTGGCTGCAGAACTCCTCGTGAGGATGAGCAAGATCACAGATCTAACCTGGTACAGGATTGTGTTGCACAGACATTGGAGAGAGACTATAAAGACACTCCTACCAACAACCAATTAGGACCTGTTCACAGCTGTTCAGAGGAGCCTGGCTCAGAGTCTGCTCCCACAAATTTGTCAGAAAAACAGCTTGTTGCCACTAGTGTTTCACCACGAGTTGGTACCATCAGGAAGTTAAAAATGGACACATCACAGTACCTGAACAAGTTGCGGAACAGAATCTGCAGGAGTAATCGCCCACTTGTTTCAGCTGATCCAA TAGTTCTCTCCAGTGATGATGAAGATGGATCTTCTGAACCAAAGGATGAAGGACTTTCTGAACCAGAATGCAAGGAACAGTTGCAAGTTGGTATTACTGATGTTCAAGTAATAGACCAACAGTCTGATGTCCATTTCTCTGAAAAGCTATTGGAAGACAACACAGAAAGTCACACAGAGCAG ctttTAACAAAGTCAGACGAAGATAAATGTCCTACCATCTTGCCTTCTGGAAGCATACATAGTGAACAGATGAAGCCAGGACTGGATTTTGAATTTGATAGCCTATACATTGGGAAGTTTAAATGGTCATCAACAGGTCCTGTTAAG TTTATGACCAAGTATATTACAATACCATTTCAAG TGGCACTTAATAAGAATATTAAGCTGACTGTGGATACCCTGGATGTGAGAAGGTTTGGCTTGTGGAGAAATGATGGTGGCTGTTCTTCAACAACAATAATTTTCATTTGGTTGTCTGTGGATTATTTAGAAAAGATTGAAACCCAATTAGGAAAACGTGTTAGCAGCAAACCAT ccAAATCTagtgaatttgtttttcttgaactgtCGCAACCACTCACAGAACTAGAAGAAGTCAGACTATCTGAATTAATTACAGAGATAAGCAAGAAGAACAGAGCACCAGATCTCCCTGAATTGCTATCTTTGAAGCAAGCTTTACTCTTGTTTAAGGACTTGTCTCCTGAAGAGAGCTCTTTTATGAGTTCCAGTGAGGATCTGCTAAAGCAATGTGCAACGAAAGAGAATATCTCGTTTGCTCATGAGCCTGCATTTCAG AAATCCAAACCAAAAGTGGCCAGGCCCAGTTATACCCTTGCGAATAAGCAGAATAGTGGTTGCTATTCTATCTCTCTATCCTCTGCACCAaatgaagaatggaaagaagTAGGAGAATCTGGAGGTGTTAAGAA TCTGATTGTTTATCCACCCCCACCTGCAAAAGGAGGACTTGGAGTCACAAGAGAAGACCTAAAATGCTTAGAATATGGAGAGTTTCTTAATGATGTCATCATTGATTTCTATCTTAA ATACCTGTTGTTGGAGAAGGCACCAAAACATCTTGCTGAGCGTACACACATTTTTAGCAGCTTCTTCTATAAATGCCTGACAAGGACAGAAAAGTTCTCTGAGGGAGATCCCAAAGTTTC AGAGGCACAAAGAAGGCACAAAAGAGTAAGAACATGGACTCGTCACATAAACATCTTCAGTAAAGATTATATTTTCGTGCCTGTGAACCAGGA GTCTCATTGGTACATTGCAGTTATCTGTTTTCCTTGGTTAGAAGAAACTGTGTATGAGGAGTGTCCCCATCAGAATTCTTTTAATCTATCTCCACTTCACTCAGAGAACAAGAGTGAGGACACTGTAATTGGTTCAGTGTTGGCCTAtcctgaagaagaaatggatgcaaacagaattttattctcTAAAG GTGGCAATGAATCTGGTGCTTCTGCCTCAGTACTGGATTCAGGTATTTCTAAA atcTCCCTAAATAATTCCAAAAGGCAAATTTGTAAAAg GCCTTGTATTCTGATCTTAGATTCTTTGAAAGCTGGTTCTGTGCAGAAGACTGTTCAGGTTTTGAGAGA GTATCTTGAAGTGGAATGGGAAGCTAAACGTAAAACGCATCGGGAATTCAATAAATCAACAATGATTGACTTCTATCCAAGAGTGCCTAAACAAGATAACAGTAGTGATTGTGGGGTGTATTTGCTACAGTATGTGGAAAGCTTCTTCCAG AATCCCATAGTTGACTTTGAGCAGCCAGTGCATTTGGAGAAGTGGTTTCCTCGTCAGCTGAtcagaagcaaaagagaagaaatccaaGACCTGATCTTGCAATTGCACTTTCAACAGCTTAGAGGCAGCAGAAGCTAA
- the SENP7 gene encoding sentrin-specific protease 7 isoform X9, translating into MSVQPQVILTNVLRTRIGRKYVDSHILIDSNLSDAEKLELGQLASSSVASAQTCQILSSPHESSFLSERPERLLTKSDCSLSKEPERSNVILTFRRRKLEKKENKNADELDKKRKNMNTTSLSWKGSSSLDSGKRKRRFSGYISDDCKEHIPEKSLLQSKEQRLSSARSSGCRTPREDEQDHRSNLVQDCVAQTLERDYKDTPTNNQLGPVHSCSEEPGSESAPTNLSEKQLVATSVSPRVGTIRKLKMDTSQYLNKLRNRICRSNRPLVSADPIVLSSDDEDGSSEPKDEGLSEPECKEQLQVGITDVQVIDQQSDVHFSEKLLEDNTESHTEQLLTKSDEDKCPTILPSGSIHSEQMKPGLDFEFDSLYIGKFKWSSTGPVKFMTKYITIPFQVALNKNIKLTVDTLDVRRFGLWRNDGGCSSTTIIFIWLSVDYLEKIETQLGKRVSSKPSKSSEFVFLELSQPLTELEEVRLSELITEISKKNRAPDLPELLSLKQALLLFKDLSPEESSFMSSSEDLLKQCATKENISFAHEPAFQKSKPKVARPSYTLANKQNSGCYSISLSSAPNEEWKEVGESGGVKNLIVYPPPPAKGGLGVTREDLKCLEYGEFLNDVIIDFYLKYLLLEKAPKHLAERTHIFSSFFYKCLTRTEKFSEGDPKVSEAQRRHKRVRTWTRHINIFSKDYIFVPVNQESHWYIAVICFPWLEETVYEECPHQNSFNLSPLHSENKSEDTVIGSVLAYPEEEMDANRILFSKGGNESGASASVLDSGISKISLNNSKRQICKRPCILILDSLKAGSVQKTVQVLREYLEVEWEAKRKTHREFNKSTMIDFYPRVPKQDNSSDCGVYLLQYVESFFQNPIVDFEQPVHLEKWFPRQLIRSKREEIQDLILQLHFQQLRGSRS; encoded by the exons GCCAGAGCGTTTATTGACAAAGTCAGACTGCAGTCTTTCTAAGGAACCAGAAAGAAGTAACGTTATCTTGACTTTTAGAAGAcgaaagctggagaagaaag aaaacaagaacGCTGATGAACTggataagaagagaaaaaacatgaaCACTACCTCTcttagttggaagggatcaaGCTCTTTGGAttctgggaaaaggaaaagaagatttAGTGGCTATATTTCTGATGATTGTAAAGAACACATTCCAGAAAAATCGCTTCTACAGTCT AAAGAGCAAAGATTAAGTTCAGCTCGCTCTTCTGGCTGCAGAACTCCTCGTGAGGATGAGCAAGATCACAGATCTAACCTGGTACAGGATTGTGTTGCACAGACATTGGAGAGAGACTATAAAGACACTCCTACCAACAACCAATTAGGACCTGTTCACAGCTGTTCAGAGGAGCCTGGCTCAGAGTCTGCTCCCACAAATTTGTCAGAAAAACAGCTTGTTGCCACTAGTGTTTCACCACGAGTTGGTACCATCAGGAAGTTAAAAATGGACACATCACAGTACCTGAACAAGTTGCGGAACAGAATCTGCAGGAGTAATCGCCCACTTGTTTCAGCTGATCCAA TAGTTCTCTCCAGTGATGATGAAGATGGATCTTCTGAACCAAAGGATGAAGGACTTTCTGAACCAGAATGCAAGGAACAGTTGCAAGTTGGTATTACTGATGTTCAAGTAATAGACCAACAGTCTGATGTCCATTTCTCTGAAAAGCTATTGGAAGACAACACAGAAAGTCACACAGAGCAG ctttTAACAAAGTCAGACGAAGATAAATGTCCTACCATCTTGCCTTCTGGAAGCATACATAGTGAACAGATGAAGCCAGGACTGGATTTTGAATTTGATAGCCTATACATTGGGAAGTTTAAATGGTCATCAACAGGTCCTGTTAAG TTTATGACCAAGTATATTACAATACCATTTCAAG TGGCACTTAATAAGAATATTAAGCTGACTGTGGATACCCTGGATGTGAGAAGGTTTGGCTTGTGGAGAAATGATGGTGGCTGTTCTTCAACAACAATAATTTTCATTTGGTTGTCTGTGGATTATTTAGAAAAGATTGAAACCCAATTAGGAAAACGTGTTAGCAGCAAACCAT ccAAATCTagtgaatttgtttttcttgaactgtCGCAACCACTCACAGAACTAGAAGAAGTCAGACTATCTGAATTAATTACAGAGATAAGCAAGAAGAACAGAGCACCAGATCTCCCTGAATTGCTATCTTTGAAGCAAGCTTTACTCTTGTTTAAGGACTTGTCTCCTGAAGAGAGCTCTTTTATGAGTTCCAGTGAGGATCTGCTAAAGCAATGTGCAACGAAAGAGAATATCTCGTTTGCTCATGAGCCTGCATTTCAG AAATCCAAACCAAAAGTGGCCAGGCCCAGTTATACCCTTGCGAATAAGCAGAATAGTGGTTGCTATTCTATCTCTCTATCCTCTGCACCAaatgaagaatggaaagaagTAGGAGAATCTGGAGGTGTTAAGAA TCTGATTGTTTATCCACCCCCACCTGCAAAAGGAGGACTTGGAGTCACAAGAGAAGACCTAAAATGCTTAGAATATGGAGAGTTTCTTAATGATGTCATCATTGATTTCTATCTTAA ATACCTGTTGTTGGAGAAGGCACCAAAACATCTTGCTGAGCGTACACACATTTTTAGCAGCTTCTTCTATAAATGCCTGACAAGGACAGAAAAGTTCTCTGAGGGAGATCCCAAAGTTTC AGAGGCACAAAGAAGGCACAAAAGAGTAAGAACATGGACTCGTCACATAAACATCTTCAGTAAAGATTATATTTTCGTGCCTGTGAACCAGGA GTCTCATTGGTACATTGCAGTTATCTGTTTTCCTTGGTTAGAAGAAACTGTGTATGAGGAGTGTCCCCATCAGAATTCTTTTAATCTATCTCCACTTCACTCAGAGAACAAGAGTGAGGACACTGTAATTGGTTCAGTGTTGGCCTAtcctgaagaagaaatggatgcaaacagaattttattctcTAAAG GTGGCAATGAATCTGGTGCTTCTGCCTCAGTACTGGATTCAGGTATTTCTAAA atcTCCCTAAATAATTCCAAAAGGCAAATTTGTAAAAg GCCTTGTATTCTGATCTTAGATTCTTTGAAAGCTGGTTCTGTGCAGAAGACTGTTCAGGTTTTGAGAGA GTATCTTGAAGTGGAATGGGAAGCTAAACGTAAAACGCATCGGGAATTCAATAAATCAACAATGATTGACTTCTATCCAAGAGTGCCTAAACAAGATAACAGTAGTGATTGTGGGGTGTATTTGCTACAGTATGTGGAAAGCTTCTTCCAG AATCCCATAGTTGACTTTGAGCAGCCAGTGCATTTGGAGAAGTGGTTTCCTCGTCAGCTGAtcagaagcaaaagagaagaaatccaaGACCTGATCTTGCAATTGCACTTTCAACAGCTTAGAGGCAGCAGAAGCTAA
- the SENP7 gene encoding sentrin-specific protease 7 isoform X8 has product MEGRPSPSSHVSFRIPKKKPNNKSKDVQVQSPLARLPGSQHWDYPLREWRLSASNRETSTKGRRQRDCGRCSSNDEESIGPERLLTKSDCSLSKEPERSNVILTFRRRKLEKKENKNADELDKKRKNMNTTSLSWKGSSSLDSGKRKRRFSGYISDDCKEHIPEKSLLQSKEQRLSSARSSGCRTPREDEQDHRSNLVQDCVAQTLERDYKDTPTNNQLGPVHSCSEEPGSESAPTNLSEKQLVATSVSPRVGTIRKLKMDTSQYLNKLRNRICRSNRPLVSADPIVLSSDDEDGSSEPKDEGLSEPECKEQLQVGITDVQVIDQQSDVHFSEKLLEDNTESHTEQLLTKSDEDKCPTILPSGSIHSEQMKPGLDFEFDSLYIGKFKWSSTGPVKFMTKYITIPFQVALNKNIKLTVDTLDVRRFGLWRNDGGCSSTTIIFIWLSVDYLEKIETQLGKRVSSKPSKSSEFVFLELSQPLTELEEVRLSELITEISKKNRAPDLPELLSLKQALLLFKDLSPEESSFMSSSEDLLKQCATKENISFAHEPAFQKSKPKVARPSYTLANKQNSGCYSISLSSAPNEEWKEVGESGGVKNLIVYPPPPAKGGLGVTREDLKCLEYGEFLNDVIIDFYLKYLLLEKAPKHLAERTHIFSSFFYKCLTRTEKFSEGDPKVSEAQRRHKRVRTWTRHINIFSKDYIFVPVNQESHWYIAVICFPWLEETVYEECPHQNSFNLSPLHSENKSEDTVIGSVLAYPEEEMDANRILFSKGGNESGASASVLDSGISKISLNNSKRQICKRPCILILDSLKAGSVQKTVQVLREYLEVEWEAKRKTHREFNKSTMIDFYPRVPKQDNSSDCGVYLLQYVESFFQNPIVDFEQPVHLEKWFPRQLIRSKREEIQDLILQLHFQQLRGSRS; this is encoded by the exons GCCAGAGCGTTTATTGACAAAGTCAGACTGCAGTCTTTCTAAGGAACCAGAAAGAAGTAACGTTATCTTGACTTTTAGAAGAcgaaagctggagaagaaag aaaacaagaacGCTGATGAACTggataagaagagaaaaaacatgaaCACTACCTCTcttagttggaagggatcaaGCTCTTTGGAttctgggaaaaggaaaagaagatttAGTGGCTATATTTCTGATGATTGTAAAGAACACATTCCAGAAAAATCGCTTCTACAGTCT AAAGAGCAAAGATTAAGTTCAGCTCGCTCTTCTGGCTGCAGAACTCCTCGTGAGGATGAGCAAGATCACAGATCTAACCTGGTACAGGATTGTGTTGCACAGACATTGGAGAGAGACTATAAAGACACTCCTACCAACAACCAATTAGGACCTGTTCACAGCTGTTCAGAGGAGCCTGGCTCAGAGTCTGCTCCCACAAATTTGTCAGAAAAACAGCTTGTTGCCACTAGTGTTTCACCACGAGTTGGTACCATCAGGAAGTTAAAAATGGACACATCACAGTACCTGAACAAGTTGCGGAACAGAATCTGCAGGAGTAATCGCCCACTTGTTTCAGCTGATCCAA TAGTTCTCTCCAGTGATGATGAAGATGGATCTTCTGAACCAAAGGATGAAGGACTTTCTGAACCAGAATGCAAGGAACAGTTGCAAGTTGGTATTACTGATGTTCAAGTAATAGACCAACAGTCTGATGTCCATTTCTCTGAAAAGCTATTGGAAGACAACACAGAAAGTCACACAGAGCAG ctttTAACAAAGTCAGACGAAGATAAATGTCCTACCATCTTGCCTTCTGGAAGCATACATAGTGAACAGATGAAGCCAGGACTGGATTTTGAATTTGATAGCCTATACATTGGGAAGTTTAAATGGTCATCAACAGGTCCTGTTAAG TTTATGACCAAGTATATTACAATACCATTTCAAG TGGCACTTAATAAGAATATTAAGCTGACTGTGGATACCCTGGATGTGAGAAGGTTTGGCTTGTGGAGAAATGATGGTGGCTGTTCTTCAACAACAATAATTTTCATTTGGTTGTCTGTGGATTATTTAGAAAAGATTGAAACCCAATTAGGAAAACGTGTTAGCAGCAAACCAT ccAAATCTagtgaatttgtttttcttgaactgtCGCAACCACTCACAGAACTAGAAGAAGTCAGACTATCTGAATTAATTACAGAGATAAGCAAGAAGAACAGAGCACCAGATCTCCCTGAATTGCTATCTTTGAAGCAAGCTTTACTCTTGTTTAAGGACTTGTCTCCTGAAGAGAGCTCTTTTATGAGTTCCAGTGAGGATCTGCTAAAGCAATGTGCAACGAAAGAGAATATCTCGTTTGCTCATGAGCCTGCATTTCAG AAATCCAAACCAAAAGTGGCCAGGCCCAGTTATACCCTTGCGAATAAGCAGAATAGTGGTTGCTATTCTATCTCTCTATCCTCTGCACCAaatgaagaatggaaagaagTAGGAGAATCTGGAGGTGTTAAGAA TCTGATTGTTTATCCACCCCCACCTGCAAAAGGAGGACTTGGAGTCACAAGAGAAGACCTAAAATGCTTAGAATATGGAGAGTTTCTTAATGATGTCATCATTGATTTCTATCTTAA ATACCTGTTGTTGGAGAAGGCACCAAAACATCTTGCTGAGCGTACACACATTTTTAGCAGCTTCTTCTATAAATGCCTGACAAGGACAGAAAAGTTCTCTGAGGGAGATCCCAAAGTTTC AGAGGCACAAAGAAGGCACAAAAGAGTAAGAACATGGACTCGTCACATAAACATCTTCAGTAAAGATTATATTTTCGTGCCTGTGAACCAGGA GTCTCATTGGTACATTGCAGTTATCTGTTTTCCTTGGTTAGAAGAAACTGTGTATGAGGAGTGTCCCCATCAGAATTCTTTTAATCTATCTCCACTTCACTCAGAGAACAAGAGTGAGGACACTGTAATTGGTTCAGTGTTGGCCTAtcctgaagaagaaatggatgcaaacagaattttattctcTAAAG GTGGCAATGAATCTGGTGCTTCTGCCTCAGTACTGGATTCAGGTATTTCTAAA atcTCCCTAAATAATTCCAAAAGGCAAATTTGTAAAAg GCCTTGTATTCTGATCTTAGATTCTTTGAAAGCTGGTTCTGTGCAGAAGACTGTTCAGGTTTTGAGAGA GTATCTTGAAGTGGAATGGGAAGCTAAACGTAAAACGCATCGGGAATTCAATAAATCAACAATGATTGACTTCTATCCAAGAGTGCCTAAACAAGATAACAGTAGTGATTGTGGGGTGTATTTGCTACAGTATGTGGAAAGCTTCTTCCAG AATCCCATAGTTGACTTTGAGCAGCCAGTGCATTTGGAGAAGTGGTTTCCTCGTCAGCTGAtcagaagcaaaagagaagaaatccaaGACCTGATCTTGCAATTGCACTTTCAACAGCTTAGAGGCAGCAGAAGCTAA
- the SENP7 gene encoding sentrin-specific protease 7 isoform X10, which produces MEGRPSPSSHVSWRLSASNRETSTKGRRQRDCGRCSSNDEESIGPERLLTKSDCSLSKEPERSNVILTFRRRKLEKKENKNADELDKKRKNMNTTSLSWKGSSSLDSGKRKRRFSGYISDDCKEHIPEKSLLQSKEQRLSSARSSGCRTPREDEQDHRSNLVQDCVAQTLERDYKDTPTNNQLGPVHSCSEEPGSESAPTNLSEKQLVATSVSPRVGTIRKLKMDTSQYLNKLRNRICRSNRPLVSADPIVLSSDDEDGSSEPKDEGLSEPECKEQLQVGITDVQVIDQQSDVHFSEKLLEDNTESHTEQLLTKSDEDKCPTILPSGSIHSEQMKPGLDFEFDSLYIGKFKWSSTGPVKFMTKYITIPFQVALNKNIKLTVDTLDVRRFGLWRNDGGCSSTTIIFIWLSVDYLEKIETQLGKRVSSKPSKSSEFVFLELSQPLTELEEVRLSELITEISKKNRAPDLPELLSLKQALLLFKDLSPEESSFMSSSEDLLKQCATKENISFAHEPAFQKSKPKVARPSYTLANKQNSGCYSISLSSAPNEEWKEVGESGGVKNLIVYPPPPAKGGLGVTREDLKCLEYGEFLNDVIIDFYLKYLLLEKAPKHLAERTHIFSSFFYKCLTRTEKFSEGDPKVSEAQRRHKRVRTWTRHINIFSKDYIFVPVNQESHWYIAVICFPWLEETVYEECPHQNSFNLSPLHSENKSEDTVIGSVLAYPEEEMDANRILFSKGGNESGASASVLDSGISKISLNNSKRQICKRPCILILDSLKAGSVQKTVQVLREYLEVEWEAKRKTHREFNKSTMIDFYPRVPKQDNSSDCGVYLLQYVESFFQNPIVDFEQPVHLEKWFPRQLIRSKREEIQDLILQLHFQQLRGSRS; this is translated from the exons GCCAGAGCGTTTATTGACAAAGTCAGACTGCAGTCTTTCTAAGGAACCAGAAAGAAGTAACGTTATCTTGACTTTTAGAAGAcgaaagctggagaagaaag aaaacaagaacGCTGATGAACTggataagaagagaaaaaacatgaaCACTACCTCTcttagttggaagggatcaaGCTCTTTGGAttctgggaaaaggaaaagaagatttAGTGGCTATATTTCTGATGATTGTAAAGAACACATTCCAGAAAAATCGCTTCTACAGTCT AAAGAGCAAAGATTAAGTTCAGCTCGCTCTTCTGGCTGCAGAACTCCTCGTGAGGATGAGCAAGATCACAGATCTAACCTGGTACAGGATTGTGTTGCACAGACATTGGAGAGAGACTATAAAGACACTCCTACCAACAACCAATTAGGACCTGTTCACAGCTGTTCAGAGGAGCCTGGCTCAGAGTCTGCTCCCACAAATTTGTCAGAAAAACAGCTTGTTGCCACTAGTGTTTCACCACGAGTTGGTACCATCAGGAAGTTAAAAATGGACACATCACAGTACCTGAACAAGTTGCGGAACAGAATCTGCAGGAGTAATCGCCCACTTGTTTCAGCTGATCCAA TAGTTCTCTCCAGTGATGATGAAGATGGATCTTCTGAACCAAAGGATGAAGGACTTTCTGAACCAGAATGCAAGGAACAGTTGCAAGTTGGTATTACTGATGTTCAAGTAATAGACCAACAGTCTGATGTCCATTTCTCTGAAAAGCTATTGGAAGACAACACAGAAAGTCACACAGAGCAG ctttTAACAAAGTCAGACGAAGATAAATGTCCTACCATCTTGCCTTCTGGAAGCATACATAGTGAACAGATGAAGCCAGGACTGGATTTTGAATTTGATAGCCTATACATTGGGAAGTTTAAATGGTCATCAACAGGTCCTGTTAAG TTTATGACCAAGTATATTACAATACCATTTCAAG TGGCACTTAATAAGAATATTAAGCTGACTGTGGATACCCTGGATGTGAGAAGGTTTGGCTTGTGGAGAAATGATGGTGGCTGTTCTTCAACAACAATAATTTTCATTTGGTTGTCTGTGGATTATTTAGAAAAGATTGAAACCCAATTAGGAAAACGTGTTAGCAGCAAACCAT ccAAATCTagtgaatttgtttttcttgaactgtCGCAACCACTCACAGAACTAGAAGAAGTCAGACTATCTGAATTAATTACAGAGATAAGCAAGAAGAACAGAGCACCAGATCTCCCTGAATTGCTATCTTTGAAGCAAGCTTTACTCTTGTTTAAGGACTTGTCTCCTGAAGAGAGCTCTTTTATGAGTTCCAGTGAGGATCTGCTAAAGCAATGTGCAACGAAAGAGAATATCTCGTTTGCTCATGAGCCTGCATTTCAG AAATCCAAACCAAAAGTGGCCAGGCCCAGTTATACCCTTGCGAATAAGCAGAATAGTGGTTGCTATTCTATCTCTCTATCCTCTGCACCAaatgaagaatggaaagaagTAGGAGAATCTGGAGGTGTTAAGAA TCTGATTGTTTATCCACCCCCACCTGCAAAAGGAGGACTTGGAGTCACAAGAGAAGACCTAAAATGCTTAGAATATGGAGAGTTTCTTAATGATGTCATCATTGATTTCTATCTTAA ATACCTGTTGTTGGAGAAGGCACCAAAACATCTTGCTGAGCGTACACACATTTTTAGCAGCTTCTTCTATAAATGCCTGACAAGGACAGAAAAGTTCTCTGAGGGAGATCCCAAAGTTTC AGAGGCACAAAGAAGGCACAAAAGAGTAAGAACATGGACTCGTCACATAAACATCTTCAGTAAAGATTATATTTTCGTGCCTGTGAACCAGGA GTCTCATTGGTACATTGCAGTTATCTGTTTTCCTTGGTTAGAAGAAACTGTGTATGAGGAGTGTCCCCATCAGAATTCTTTTAATCTATCTCCACTTCACTCAGAGAACAAGAGTGAGGACACTGTAATTGGTTCAGTGTTGGCCTAtcctgaagaagaaatggatgcaaacagaattttattctcTAAAG GTGGCAATGAATCTGGTGCTTCTGCCTCAGTACTGGATTCAGGTATTTCTAAA atcTCCCTAAATAATTCCAAAAGGCAAATTTGTAAAAg GCCTTGTATTCTGATCTTAGATTCTTTGAAAGCTGGTTCTGTGCAGAAGACTGTTCAGGTTTTGAGAGA GTATCTTGAAGTGGAATGGGAAGCTAAACGTAAAACGCATCGGGAATTCAATAAATCAACAATGATTGACTTCTATCCAAGAGTGCCTAAACAAGATAACAGTAGTGATTGTGGGGTGTATTTGCTACAGTATGTGGAAAGCTTCTTCCAG AATCCCATAGTTGACTTTGAGCAGCCAGTGCATTTGGAGAAGTGGTTTCCTCGTCAGCTGAtcagaagcaaaagagaagaaatccaaGACCTGATCTTGCAATTGCACTTTCAACAGCTTAGAGGCAGCAGAAGCTAA